The Scyliorhinus canicula chromosome 5, sScyCan1.1, whole genome shotgun sequence genome window below encodes:
- the LOC119966581 gene encoding atypical chemokine receptor 2-like — MMSSANVEGTSNNSSYYDEDYNYTDFDLTPYLPCGKDEVNAFGKIFLPVLYITAFVFGILGNSFLVLMILKYLKLKTMTDIYLLNLAISDFLFAVSLPFWATYVTTEWIFGNAMCKIISAVYSVNFYSGIFFIACMSLDMYLQIVHTVSMKNHRTIFKSIVISAAVWALAMIVSIPEFIFSESRRIGDRYTCLSHYGDDQHGIWQATIQLQVNVIAFIIPFFAMIFFYARITSVLLQSKSFGKDKALKLVIMLVTVFFVLWFPYNIVLFLHSLEDLGVIGNCEVSKRLDYALQVTESIAFTHCCFNPLLYTFVNERFRRHLKNILMKVIQKVGCRKELGVMVPTAERSETSKQQCCMYSDVEMTMVQ; from the coding sequence ATGATGAGCAGCGCTAACGTGGAGGGGACGTCCAACAACTCAAGCTATTATGACGAGGATTATAACTATACTGATTTTGACCtcactccctatcttccctgtggGAAGGATGAAGTCAATGCCTTTGGGAAGATCTTCCTCCCGGTCTTGTACATCACGGCTTTTGTTTTCGGAATACTAGGCAACAGCTTCCTGGTCCTTATGATACTCAAATACCTCAAGTTGAAGACAATGACTGACATCTATCTGCTGAATTTGGCCATCTCCGATTTCCTGTTTGCTGTCTCCCTCCCCTTCTGGGCCACGTACGTGACCACGGAGTGGATCTTTGGGAATGCCATGTGCAAAATAATCAGTGCCGTCTACAGTGTGAATTTCTACAGTGGTATCTTCTTTATAGCCTGCATGAGTTTGGATATGTATCTCCAAATCGTCCACACGGTCTCCATGAAGAACCATAGGACAATCTTCAAGAGCATTGTCATTAGTGCTGCAGTTTGGGCCCTGGCAATGATTGTTTCAATCCCTGAATTCATATTCAGTGAGTCTCGAAGAATCGGCGACAGGTACACCTGCCTGAGTCACTATGGCGACGATCAACATGGGATCTGGCAGGCAACAATACAACTCCAAGTCAACGTCATTGCGTTTATCATTCCATTTTTTGCTATGATCTTCTTCTATGCTCGGATCACCTCGGTTCTACTTCAGTCCAAATCCTTTGGCAAGGACAAAGCCCTAAAACTGGTCATCATGTTGGTCACCGTGTTCTTCGTCCTGTGGTTCCCTTACAATATTGTCCTTTTCCTGCATTCGCTGGAGGACCTCGGGGTGATTGGCAACTGCGAGGTGAGCAAGAGGCTGGATTACGCCCTGCAGGTAACCGAGTCAATCGCCTTCACCCACTGCTGTTTCAATCCACTCCTCTACACTTTTGTCAATGAGAGATTTCGGAGACACCTGAAGAATATCTTGATGAAGGTCATCCAGAAGGTCGGCTGCAGAAAGGAGCTGGGGGTCATGGTCCCCACTGCAGAGCGCAGTGAAACCAGCAAACAGCAATGCTGCATGTATTCTGACGTGGAAATGACTATGGTGCAGTAG